The genomic window ctattattatatttaaaaaatgtgggtTTAAGGAGTCTCCTTATCACCGTTAGTGTTCTTTTTCCTCTGTCATCTTTTAGTTAAGCAATAGATAGATGTATTGAGGTTTAGCTGTTTTATGACATCTTTTACGATTCTcggtatgttttttttcttaagaatatcTGTGAACTCGTTCAATCTCACCCTGTCAAAAGCTTTGATGAGGTCTAGAAAGCAAATATTATGCAAGCTTTCTTGCACTACTTGCCAGACTATATGAAGATAGTATCCAtgatataagatttaaaatgcATGTTTCTAGGATTACACAAAAGGCCTACCTTtcgttaaaacttttatattccAGCAGACATATATTAAGCAAACAACTTCGAAAGAATCTATGTGAATCACTagtgttgtcaaattttaattactgcgATTTTATCTATGGACCTTGGATATCAACACAAAGTATAGAatccagaaagttcaaaatactTGCGCTAGACTTATATTTGGCTTAAGAAAGTATGATCGTATTAGTGCTAAAATTGAGGAGTTGGGATGGTTAAGGATGGAAGATCGTAGAGCTCTTCATGTGGGTAACTTTCTTCACAAATTAATGACATGcccaatgctttttattcattaaaagataaatttgttttaagaactttCGTACATTCACGAGTCCTACGTATTTCAAGTTCATTTAATATTTCTCGTCATCGGACGGCCTTATTTAAACGAAGCTTTGTATATAACAGTATTAAATTAGGATTCCTGACAGGTTAAGATCTTTAGCATTTACCAAGTTTAAAAAAgcgtttaaagtttttattataaaccagAAATTATGAAAGGTGAGtgcatcagttattatattcagcattaaattattattctgttaaattttttatgtgttacaatgattattgttattgtttaaaaatgataatattatcttttgtctaaaacttgtaatatttagacattattagttttttttttaaattattttgggtacttttaggtcattactttaattttgctaGCCAAAcacaatgtatttttgttttatctcttttaagtgttaatcttaattttcttttgttaatagTGTATTAGTAAATAAGCCATCAGTGGTTAAGTATGAATAGCTACTGCAGCTAGACTTCGCCACTGCTTGCACCGATAccattaaattaatgttttatactacttacttatgtattttgtggtatctaataaaagacgatttattattattattattattattattattatgattaaccGATTTTTCCTCAACCCTTGTTGTTCTTCCAATATTTTCACATGTTCgctaattattatattttctatgaaCTTCGTGAACAGTTTCATGGCTGAGCTTAGTAAGGTTAGGCCTCTATAGTTTTCTGCGAATTTTTTGTGTCCTTGTTTAAATATAGGAATAGTTATGCTCCTTTTGCAATCATTTGGGACTTTAGTCATTAATATTCTGTTAAATAACTTTGCATATTCTTTCATTAGCAGGTGTCACGCATATTTTACAAACTTGTTAGGTATCTTATCTAGTTCGGATGCTTTCCTATTTTTAATCTTCTTTATCTGTTCCATCGTCATTCTTTCGGGAGGTTCTTCAGCTTTTTCGCCATCTTCTTCAATCTTGTTTCTGTTTTCCTTCCGTGGGTATATCTGTGTACAGTTGTTTAAAGTTGGCTTTCTATTAGAGTTCATCAATTTGTAGTGTTTGTGTATATTCCAGGTTTTTACTTCCTTTTAGCATCCCCCATTCCATACTTTATATGCTCCATATAGGTCGTGCTCCATTTCGGAGGTAAACCTTTACCACTAGTTTCGTTTTATGGTTGTGATATCTGTGTTGATTCTGTTTCTTGCTTGGATGTACTTTCCTTCCGGTGTCTGGTTACTCCTATATCATAGGTATGCTGGACATTTCTCCTTCACTAGAGCTTTCACTTCCGATGTATACCATTGTTGGTTACAAGAGGCTTTATTAACtcccatttttttttaggcCTGGAGCCTAGATAGCGGCGTTGACAATATTCTTTTATATAGTTTCCTAGCACCCTTGTGGATCGTCTTATCTCGCAATGAAGttcgtttcgatttttttatttaagcgaGCTTCGCGTAGGTAGTGCTTTTGTTGTTGGGTTGATAATGTTGATAATGTTTCTATAATGGGTtctatgtttagttttttttgtgatGTCTGCTATTTTCttctattgtatatatatttacagCTTACACACGACTAAGGAGTAGTCGAATCCTATATTGGCCAAGGTAAGGCTACTTACTTCTAATATTTGGATTGGCTATATGGCTCTGTTTGATTAGATATAATCTATAGTTGAATTTTGGCTTCTCTTAGTTGGCTGGTGGTTTGTGGCCATCTGCGGCTCTTTTGTATTTGGCAACACCGCTATATCTATTTGCgtgcatatatatattttgtgctATTCCATTTCTAACAATATTTCGCTGCCTTTGATGTTTTAGGATATTATGATCCAGCAACGCTGTTCAAACTGTACAATCTGCGAACAATAAAGTGGGTCGATAATTTTCGCCTTAATTTCAGGCTATTCGCAATAGAAACCTGGTGGCTcgaaaaaaataactttaagtaCGGTGGAAAGAACAATATGACTTTAACTGGCCACTATACACAACTGGTATGGGCGGCTACCCATGAGGTCGGATGCGGTCTggcaaaatgttattttagaCATCCGGAGGCCAAAGAAACAGAGGCAAAAGCAAGAGTGTTTTACAACTATGTTTGCAACTATTGTCCAATGTAAGTACTTTTATTTGTATCGTACTCAGTTTACTTATTTGagtgtcttttttattttgaattatccTGGCCCTTCTtaaaggctttatttttattaaatttcgtCAAAATGCAGCCAAACAAATTTAGGCTAATTTTTCCTCATTTTATCAGAATACCGGTATGTAAAGTGGGTCCTAACAAACCGTGACACTGATTTTTTTAGTGGCACagttttaaatgtaattatgtATGATTTTACAAAGTGGGTCACTGCCTACGATTCATCAATAGAATCACGAATAAATTTGcccgatataattttttatattttttttaagaggtaATCGTCCAGGCAAAATGTCACATCCCTATAAACTGGGTAACCCATGCAGTGCCTGCAAGAAGAATTGCAGTAAAAAATTGTGTTCGAATGCATGCGATGTGGCAGACGTTTGGGCTAATTGTAAGGAATTGTACAAGATTCATCCGATGTGGCTATGTAGGACTCATACGCCTAAGGGTAGGCAAAGGGCGCAACATTGTAAGGCGACATGTACttgtagaaataaaattttcgatTAGAATCCTTTGGAGTTTAAATATCCTCTAATGAAGGTGATAATAACCGCagcttttaaaagttatttaattttgtaacttTATGCACAAAATCTAAACATGTGATAGGCAACCCCAAGGAAGTGCAGAGGCCCCCTAGTCTACTAAagatttgacaaattaaaaagtaataactaCGACtacaaaataaagaattaaaaatgaattgcAATGTTtgtaatgataaatttaaatgatatttttaatattctttgcataaagtttttttttaattcagaagAATTTACTACTAAAGTAAATGACAGATTTGCAAATAATTCGAAAAAGgataaatatatacttttttaaatattataattttggttcttgtatttttttatttatttaaaaaaaaagtatttataaaaatttaataagtgtATACTTTACGAATTACTCTGTAAAAAcgagtaatataaaaaaataaagtaacgGTATTGGAAACAACGTCTCTGAAGACGCGTCAAGGAATCTTCGGGAATAAtagtcagccgagtatataaggagccccATCGCACCAGCACTCTTTGCACTGAACTGTTCGCTGGTGGTCAGTGATCGTATTTaataagtgtgtaaataaataagttcaTTATTTTCGtacatcaaattttttcactCATACCTAACGAAGAGTAACAATGCTACATTAATGTAAGTAGATGGGATGTGAATTGGACGTCAGTCAACTGGATATTAGAAACACAATTCATATTCCAAGACATAagact from Anthonomus grandis grandis chromosome 13, icAntGran1.3, whole genome shotgun sequence includes these protein-coding regions:
- the LOC126744090 gene encoding cysteine-rich secretory protein 3-like produces the protein MTSVCILTIMIFILIQFVWVTEEYSHFDPHRRPKLMGEILPFKSITPERQRVRNKIVMYHNYFRSKVEPKASNMLKMKWHKGAARAAQKWADKCQFLVHDGVVGRRIDGYGSCGQNIFIATTRVPWLFAIETWWLEKNNFKYGGKNNMTLTGHYTQLVWAATHEVGCGLAKCYFRHPEAKETEAKARVFYNYVCNYCPIGNRPGKMSHPYKLGNPCSACKKNCSKKLCSNACDVADVWANCKELYKIHPMWLCRTHTPKGRQRAQHCKATCTCRNKIFD